One Glycine max cultivar Williams 82 chromosome 6, Glycine_max_v4.0, whole genome shotgun sequence DNA segment encodes these proteins:
- the LOC100783005 gene encoding UDP-glycosyltransferase 79B3: protein MAPTRNHLLHIAMFPWFATGHMTPFLHLSNELAKRGHKITFLLPKKAKLQLQHLNNHPHLITFHTLTIPHVKGLPHGTETASEIPISLNHLLVIAMDKTRDQVEHTLSATNPDFVLYDNAYWVPQIAKKLGIKTICYNVVCAASLAIVLVPARNVPKDRPITVEELSQPPEGYPSSKVVLTGLEAESLMFISVPFGEDNITFYDRITSALRESDAIAIRTSREIEGNFCDYIASQFGKKVLLTGPVLPEEAEGKLEENWANWLDAFANESIVYCAFGSQINLEKDQFQELLLGFELSGLPFLVALKTPRGCESVEEALPEGFEERVKGRGVVSRGWVQQLLILKHPSVGCFVNHCGFGSMWESLMSDKQIVLVPQLGDQVLNTKLLVEELGVAVEVERGGNGWVSKESLSKAIKLVMDGDSEVGARVKKNHMEWKKTGGSPNLMNGYMDRFVQNLQDFPLHG from the coding sequence ATGGCTCCAACAAGAAACCACCTTCTTCACATTGCCATGTTCCCATGGTTTGCAACAGGTCACATGACTCCATTCCTCCACCTTTCAAACGAGTTAGCCAAAAGGGGTCACAAAATCACGTTCTTGCTACCTAAAAAAGCCAAACTACAACTCCAACACCTCAACAACCATCCTCACCTCATCACATTCCATACCCTCACAATTCCTCATGTAAAAGGCCTTCCTCATGGCACCGAAACAGCCTCAGAGATCCCCATTTCCTTGAACCATTTACTAGTCATAGCCATGGACAAAACCCGTGACCAAGTGGAGCACACACTTAGTGCAACAAACCCTGATTTTGTGCTCTATGATAACGCTTATTGGGTGCCCCAGATAGCAAAAAAGCTGGGCATCAAAACCATTTGTTACAATGTGGTTTGTGCAGCAAGTTTGGCTATAGTTCTTGTGCCTGCAAGGAATGTTCCCAAGGACAGGCCAATTACTGTGGAGGAACTAAGCCAACCACCAGAAGGGTACCCTTCATCCAAAGTAGTTCTTACTGGCCTTGAAGCAGAGTCATTGATGTTTATTTCAGTACCCTTTGGTGAAGACAACATAACATTCTATGATCGCATAACTAGTGCCTTGAGAGAAAGTGATGCTATAGCCATTAGAACAAGTAGGGAAATTGAGGGTAACTTTTGTGACTACATTGCATCACAGTTTGGAAAAAAAGTGCTTTTGACTGGGCCAGTGTTGCCAGAGGAGGCTGAGGGGAAGTTAGAAGAAAATTGGGCCAATTGGCTTGATGCGTTTGCGAATGAGTCTATTGTGTATTGTGCATTTGGGTCTCAAATCAATTTGGAGAAAGATCAATTTCAAGAGCTTTTGCTTGGGTTTGAGCTTTCAGGGTTACCCTTTTTGGTTGCTCTCAAAACTCCTAGAGGGTGTGAGAGTGTGGAAGAGGCACTGCCTGAGGGGTTTGAAGAGAGGGTGAAGGGGAGAGGGGTGGTTTCAAGGGGGTGGGTTCAGCAATTGTTGATCTTGAAGCACCCTTCTGTGGGGTGCTTTGTGAACCATTGTGGGTTTGGGTCTATGTGGGAGTCTTTGATGAGTGACAAGCAGATAGTGTTGGTTCCACAGTTGGGGGACCAAGTTTTGAACACCAAGTTGCTTGTTGAGGAACTTGGAGTGGCTGTTGAGGTGGAGAGAGGGGGAAATGGGTGGGTCTCCAAAGAGAGTTTGAGCAAAGCCATTAAGTTAGTGATGGATGGAGACAGTGAGGTTGGTGCTAGAGTGAAGAAGAATCACATGGAGTGGAAGAAAACTGGGGGCAGTCCTAATTTAATGAATGGTTACATGGATAGGTTTGTCCAAAATCTTCAAGATTTTCCTCTCCATGGGtga